Below is a window of Populus trichocarpa isolate Nisqually-1 chromosome 3, P.trichocarpa_v4.1, whole genome shotgun sequence DNA.
ATTTTCAAGCAAATTGATAAAGGGCTAGATGAGAATCCTTTGTCTTGTTTCAATAAACATGGTTTTAGGCGTGTGCATGTATGATTCTTCAGCCCAACGGACCTTGAAAACTTCTCCAAGAATGGTTTGTATATTAATATTCATCAGGTAAAATACAAATGACCAGCAACAAACTTATGGTAAAAGGCAAGTAAATCCAAGCAACTTTCAACAATCTCAGCATACAAATTcttcaattaacaaaaataaaggggTCTTATATTAACCTCTTGACAGAATAGTTAGGCAAATCCATATTCCCTTGTATTTGTAGCCATATATGTCAGCAACATTTGGAAGAGATAATATCCTTGTTCCATAGGCTACAATTAATTTGCTGACTTCCCGGAAAAGAAGAATGCCATTAGGAGACGacgaatcaaaagttaaacgTTGGGCCTTGTTCAACACAAATTCAGCAGTGAATTTTAATAGAGGGGTGGTGACCTGCAGCACCAAATCAAATAATGATGTCTCTATATTGGGAACCAGAGAAATTAGACCAATGATCTATAATACATGGATAAGATTGGTAAAGTCACATTTCATTTGCTCTCTTTCAGCACGTTATTGCATAAGATAAAGTAGCCAGTGGCTCAGAAAACATATTACAATTTTGACTAAAATTTGAATAGAAGACAGCGCAAAAGGTTCCATTATAAGGTTCTAAACAACGCTCttttagttgaaaataaaataaatcatgataaaaCATGGCTCCTAAGATTTTGAATCTCTCTCGTATGTTCATACCTCTGGTGTGTCTGTCCAATGTGAAATGCCTTTCAAGAGAAGCGGCATGTGAGCAGGATACAGCCAATCAAATAAAAGCCCATATGTTCTTCGACTgaaaaatggttaaaaaatgGGCATGAAACCTAACAGTTCATAAATAAACAACCTCGTACCCAAAACCTATACTAACCTGTTTGTGGCCATAGCAATTCCTCTAAGATCCCTCATTAACCCAATTAGCGCATACTTCACCACATCAGTCCGAAACATCGAATCAGGAGTTGATTCCAACCTTATAAACACCTAAGAcaccataaatattatttaggtAATCAATGAAATTCTACGAAAaagcttttctttccttttgagtGAGTGCGGGAAAGTACTTGTAAAAGCGGTTCCATCGAAGACTTGAATCTCACAGGACTGTCCTCCATGAATATTAACCAGCCAATAGTATAATAGAAGGTTGTTCTGCTACGAGAGCTTCTATATTCTTCTAAGAAAGGAAAGCGGTCcctctaaaaattcaaaaagaataCTTAATATTAATAACACATCATTATTTCAAAGaacaaactaaaagaagaaCGGGTAAGCAAAAAATTTATGCCAGAATTGTAATTACAGTATGGTTGGCAACTATAAATTTGACAGCATCCAGCTTCAAAAGCAGCTTTCCAGTCATatatctaaacaaaaaaaaagtaaccaaataaataaatgaaaaatgatcAGTCAAACAAGCAATCATTGTGGATGAAATTAAACTTCGTGAAAACATAACAATATGCTATACTACTTTTAGCCAAAAAAGGAAGCAGTATACTAACCCAGATGCCAGCTCCAAGAACAAGCTTAATGTATGATTAATGACCTCCTCACTCTAAACCAAGCACAAATGAAGGTATAACAAAAACTTTCTGAAAAAACATACTGAACAGGAATCAAAGAACAATCCAGAATGAAGCATTCACCTCTGTATAACACTTTAAATTTGTAGCGATTTTTGATACAATCACATTCAATAATAGTAGATGATCACCGAGTCCAAGAAGTTCAGACAAACGAGCATATAGCTGCTGCAGCACAAAAAGAAAGACTTAAGAATATTGACACTTGCAAAGCTTAgaatgaagacaaaaaaaacctcattaCCTTCGATGAGTGCACAGCCTGATCACCAACATAAGACTTACGGAAATGCTGAAAGAAGGTAAGAATTGCTCGATCAAGTCTTTGCTTGCTTAATTCACCATACCTCTGTTAAATACAAGGGCAATGAGTATACTAATAAAATCAGTGCCAAAGTTGTTATTGAGAAATTGGTGGAACCTAGTTCAGATATAATGGAACAAAAAAAGCATGACCACAGAGAGGGAAAGGATTTTTTAGAGCAACAATTACATTCAAAGCCtttgaggaaaaaaatacaaagaccCTTCTTCtcttaaaagaacaaaagcaaACGAAAAGGCAGATATGAAGCTATGCAAATTATTTGAGTGTTAGTAACAAGAGTTACAAAGAAAACCTTCAGCATATCAAGTGTTAGTAAGCAAATGATAACCCAAATGGATAAACATAACAGTATATTTAACATCTAATGGATTCCCGCTACATTAACCTAGAGTGACAAAACAAAGCCATTCAGTATTAACTTTAAGCTCGGGAATGAACATAAACACAATATTGTTGCCAAGGTTCATGAAATAAATGGTGAACCATGTTATCCAGATTCCATAGCCTCTTTGAGAACATGTGCAAAAGAATTCTTCCAATTTCCCTACTGTTAAAGATGCCAGAGTAATTCTATAATGATACTACAATAACCCATCTCCCCATATGCCCAAACTACATGACAgcaaacaaataacaaattgaaATGCCAGCATAGCCAATACTGACGCATTTTAACCTCCAATAAGCTATAGCATCAATTTGTAACATGAGATCTCTGATATGAAGAAATGCGAAAATTTCAGGCCCTGAGACAAAGTTCCCAAGGCAAAGTTTTGAcaataaacaaacataaaagaaCATTATCTATGCCAAAGCACTTGTCTGGGCATTAAACTTAAATGCAATGAATATAATGTCATGagcacattaaaatgaaaaagggaaaaaagtgACAGATTCAAGTCAAATCGAAAATGGTGCCAGGCAAGGTTTAAAGAAGTCAAGGAAGAGACTATCAGCTGCTTGTAAGAGGAGTTAATAATTGTCAGTATATTAGCAGTTTTATCATCAATAAATTGGTCTTTGATGTAAATCTCTTCTAAGAATGTGCCtctataaaattttatagaagCAAAAGTgtcaagactttttttttaagaaaaaaaggttaaaacaaGTCAACATCCAATGATGCTATTTTTCCCAGAATCTATCCTACCAATGTGGCCTTCTGCTAGTTTGTAAGATGTTATGCCCAGAAGACCTATGCTGAAGAACCTAACATGTCAGCGTCCATGAAGCTACCCAGTTCTGATTCAGCAATAATTCTCAAAAACTAGAAGATAAGATGTGGGTCACATTGCTTCTAGCATATATGAGACTTCAAATCAActcaattaataataacaaagtaGAATTCCCTTGCATCTCGAAAACAAAGCTCCAACCAACTTAGTTCTAGCATACATGACATTTCAAATCACCtcaattaacaataactaaatagaatTCTCTTGCATCTCAGAAACATAGCTCCAACCaacttaatcaatttttttatgtgcacAAACCATAAAAGAACAAACAAGATGGATAATCGAAATTATATTTGCAAATTGataaacataaattcaaatgatttaaaCAAAAAGATGGTTACACGGACAAGGAAATAAACTGATATTCAAATTGATGGCATTATGCAGAAATAATTAAAGATCACATATCAATGCTGTATGAATGCAGAAAAGACTCAGCATATCTCATATACTgtttaaaaggaaaatgagagaaaagatAAGCAATTTGACACTATTCCATTTCACATTACAGGCCATTATTGTTGGTATACCTGGCTATGTATCCCACTGTCAGTAACATTTATTAATTGCAAAACACGAGCTGAAAGTTCTGCATCAAGCACTTCTTGAGACTCCACGCTGCATGAGATAAACATAACAAATACATTGATAATTGCAAGTACATATGCATGTTATTCCTATCACAAAAtgcacaaaacaaaaatgaaaaaaaaaattacctacaGCCAGtggattgttttattttaagaatagcAGCAATGATATGAACAATCCAAGAAAGTTTTGCCTCAATAACAGCAAGCTCACTGTTATCAGCACTCTGTCGTAGTGCTATTTCCTGTGTAttccattcaaaaataattcaacatcCAAAGAATACATCCAAAGAATACATCATCCAATACACTTATCGTACCGTGTATGCTTGCAGAATAGGCTCCATTGTGgttattatatataaactacTTGTTTGGTActgcaaaaaaaagaaataagaataatCATAACAGACTCCAAGCCTTAATGGGCTGGTACAATCACGAGTTTGGCACACGTGTAATTCAGGAAACTAAAATTAGTATCGTCAGGGACTTCTAAATCTAGAAAACTCCAGGCGGGATAAGTAACAGGGAGGCTAtcacatattatattatatatagaaactAGACCTGGAATCTGCAAAGATAAGGAAAGCAATCTAGCTGATCTTGAAGAAGCTCAACATTATCCAATGGATCGTCGTCGTCAGCAAATCCAGCCTACATGAAAAAGGAGTGCCAAATAGGAATTCAACATTTTATGTATAATTTAAAGAGAAATATCAATCATGAAGACAAAGCAGACCTGCACAGAATTAAATCTTGATGTTATAAAGCCTTCAGTAATTTTAGGCACAAATTCATCAAGCAAACTTGGTGCCTCTCCCTTCAAATATGGTACAGATGTCACCAATCTGGACCACAACCCTAGAAGATAGTATACACTGCTGCTGGCCCACTGGTAAGACATGAACTTAATCAGCAGATAAGTTGCGAAAATGCAGTATGGATCCAAAGCATGTTGTTTCGGGCACTTAAGCATGATATACTTATTGTTGCAAGGAAGAGGCATTCCATTATTAAACATAGATGCAGTTATTTATCACGAAGGCTAGATATGActaatttttaaatcacaataGGAAAATAAACACCAACCCACCTGCCAGGACTGCAAAGACTTTAAAGTGAACTCTGCCACCAACTGTATCCAATCACTGTAGCCTTCCACATTCACAAGCTCTGACAACTGCAGAAAATTTTGTGTATCAAATGGAGTCAGGTTTGTAGTTGTATGTAATTAAAAAGCATCATGCAATGCTATGAATACATGTCACCAACAGATTTTTTTCAGTGAAAGAAAAGCATTTTAATAAAGAGGAATTAAAATGGGGTTACaaagagtaaaattaattaaaataattaaaagcagcAGAAACTCTACCCATGCACATGCACAAATTTGCGGTTATATAACATCAAGTGGCAGTCCCTACAGACATGTGAATATGCCCATGCAAATGAAGCTGTAAACCAATAGCATGGGAAAAtgtaacaagaaaacaaaacatagaaGTAAAAGATCAGTGTCAAAAATGTGACTATACAATAAATTACCTGATAATTCACTCTGAAGCGTCCAAGAAGGCGACAATACTCATGGTAATTGTCATGATCAGCAAGACCTAATAATGACCATGTCCCACTAAAATCAGTAAATGAGAAGCAaactgggggggggggggcaacaattttaaaagttgggaaataaaaaaatgaatagctGGTGATTGCAAAACCCAAAACAGGATAGACAATTTAGAACATACACACTTCTAAATTGACACATTCATTCAGGGGCCTCCAAAACCCCTTCAGAATTGGAAGTGAAAGGAGAAAAGGACAATGAAACTGTTCAACAAGAAGTATTCGCTAAGCAAGCATGATTAAAATCTCTAAACAAACAGATTGCAACCACTTAACACCAACAACAACTACAGAACTTTCACTCCAGAGGTCCTATGCATGCCACCTTTAACGGTGATCTATTGTCCACGCTCAAACTCATTCTGAAGAAGGAAAAtggagaaaacaaaaataggAAGAAAGCGACCAAAATGATTCAATATGAtaaacaatttaagaaaaaaacccacACAGAAATGCAAGtgcattttatttgaattcttttaagatataatttattatattaagatATCCTTGAAAGAAATACATCTTGAAGGAGAATAAGAATcctccaaaacaaaacaaaacaaaacaaagaaaaagaagttaaaCAGCAtagaaaccaaaaccaaaacaaaagaaatgcaTATGCATTGTATTTGAATAATCACAGGGTACAATCACATAACCATATACtacaaggaaaaagaagaaggtaacAGCACCTTGTCCTGTTTGAAGAATTTCCTTGGTTCCTGTCATCAAATGGGCCAAAAACTTGGAACGAGCAGCATCATTTGTGAACAAAGATCGCCGTACTGATGCTAATCGGACCAAGCATTCCAGTGcctaaaaagaaaaccaataaGAACCCCCAGCAATGAAGAGTAACACAGCATAGAAACACATAAATCCACATCTCAAACAGACAAATAACAAatggacaaaaaaattaagtctgaATTTCAACATCCAACAAAAACAAGCCTGCACATGTTAGAAGTGTGAATTTACATAAATTCCCCATTATTCATTTACATTTACATACATGACAATATTTAtcagtttcttatttttttggataaatgcTCTTCCTGATGGCCTTGATCCTATGACAACAGCACTACATCcaacatttttttaacattggaAGTGTGAATTTGCATTGACAAAGCACTAAAAGTACCACTACGATACAAAACAAGTACCACTATTATACAGGATCAGATGAACTACATGCAAAAACAATCAGCACAGTTAAGATGTCCTCCTAATTAGTAAAATTTGCCATGTTTGCCAATAATTTATAGGCTTAAGACCAAACATCTTTCAAGGATATAAAAGATGTAAGCAAAGACTCTTCCCTCGAATCTCCTTTTCTTCCCtcagcaaaaaaatatattttcataagagAATGTACTATTAGCATGGGAAGAATGCACAAGATGAgttaataaataagaaatcctCCGAAGCAACAAAGACGATGAAGAAACCAAACTCAATATAGAAGAGACACCAATCCTGCTAAATATAAGCAAGAACAGCACCCATTAAGGCACCTAAAGCGCTACATCACAAAGATGCAAGGAACAGAACCAATCCTTAAATTCTAGCATTCTTATCCATCCAAACACAACAGGTGAATCCACACGATAGAAACTTAAAATCTTCCTCCAAGCCACAAGGAAATTGTCAGCAAATCCTAAACAAAATTCACCTCAAAACCAAATAATCTATTTCCCTCAACAAAAATAGCCAACAGAATGCAACCCTAAATATCTTTTTTGAGGAGCATCAACAAAAAAGGCACAATCTCCATGCATTCAACTCCACCTCAATTTACACAACCATGACCCAAAAGAAACCAAGGCCTAAAAGATCCTAAACACGAGTTCTCCAGTGTGGATTAAAATGGTCTCGCGAAGCCAGTCCCTAGTTGATGCAAGTCCTTCTCTACCTTGAAGAGCAGAAAACCGAAGTTCAAAAAGTAGGCTCGATGTAATTGAACTTGACTGATAAGGAGGggagaaataatgttttttaatccgTTAAAAGAGTCATAAAGCAGTGAATCCTTCTCATGCCTgccttgctttctttttcttagtaGGGAGGAGCAAGCACAATAGAGCTCTTCCATCCCTACCCAACTCTCTTTTCCTTAGACCTATATCCTACCTTATCTTAAGCTTCAAAATGCACACATTGACAAATTCAAGATCTTCTTCACAAAGATAGATTCAATGTACCAAGATTTTAAACTTATGTTGTAGAGCTAAAGCATGCATGCCAATGCATAATGAAGCAAGTGAGGAAAATTATTATAGGACTTTAAGTGCATGGTCAATACTACGATGGTgaatcataaaaatttataatgtgtGATCATAAGCGACACATCAACTAACCTCTTTTGAACAAGGAGATGTTGTAATAGCATAATAATCAAAAAAGATCTGCAATGTAGAAGGGTCCTCTAAAACAGACCTCCAGGATGTCGGAATCTACAAAATTACATATGTTTGCTTGTAACAATCCAATCCATATATAACATATATAGCACATTCAAGTGTAAGGAAATTTTACAATTAAGAAAAGATCATACATTACTAGAATAAGTAATCAAAACCTGAATAGTACCAAACTCCTCTGAACTTTCATCAATTGATGTcccaacaaaatcaaaagataaacaTTTTAGCGAAAGAGAAAGTGCCAACTCTTGCAATCGACCTGTAACTGTACCAGACATATTGTAAAATATCAGAAGgactaaaaaagaaatagcTACAACAGGCACACAGGTGGTGGGTGGGGGGATAAGAACATTAAACCATTACCATCATTTTTCAGTTGACCCAATGATGTTAAAGAAATTTGGAATATTTGAAAAAGTGACTGATCCCTGAAGGAGCAGGCTACCCTTCGATGATGTGTTGACGACAACCCTGTATTTGGCTGAGAATTTAAGCATCAAGAAATGCACAAGCAAATGTCAGTCATCGGAAAACAACAgcaatggtggtggtggtggtggtaatgaGCAATACTAACAACGACAACAACAACTAAGTGATGGTAGAGAGAGAAGAGTCACATTCAAACAGCAAAGGCAAGTTATTTATGTCTTGTAATAGTGGTAAGGGTGATCTATATGAAACCTTCGCGTAGCATATTGTGGAAAGGCATTTTACAATGAATGAATGAGATCTATTAAGTACAAGAATAAGAATTGTAATAAAACTCTAACAGGCCTGGAGATGTCAGGGGTCATTCATTCACTACAAGTATATAAGAGGCTTACCAGTTATCTATATATAATGCAGTATATATAAGTACATGAAATGACAAGATTCACTTGTCCCCGAAACAATGATGTATGGAGTAATTCAATGATGAAATGCAGTTacatttcttcatatttttaacCACATGAATGAAGCATGAAGCTCCGCTTTGATGCATGATGTTAGGTACTAAAACTTACCCTCATAttccttctccttttatttatttttatttttatttttagagccCTACCCTCATATTTTTATCGAAGATGTTGGAAGCTTAAAAGGCTTATGGAGCCTCCTTATATCCAATGAATCATTAAACTCTAAGTGTCCTTTAGCAAAGTACTATGGAGTCTATGTAGTTTGAAAAAGCCTTGACCTGCCTCTGCTAGTTGGGCACAGTTGACAATAGACCAATACAATAGGCATCCGAGCTAGACGGAgtgaaattagtttaaaaaaaaccatctagAATCTAACACATTATTCGAACAAGAGAAAAAACTACGAGAATTAGAGATACGAAGTTAAATGAGGAGACCCAAATATCTCTCAGAACAGTATTATTTATGAGAGCACAAACCACGTGATAttggataatttattttcacataaaattgCCTACAAGAAGCTTTACGCATTCTACAGGAGCATCATGCAATCCAAAAAGGCAATAGAGACAGGAACCAAATAGAAAGAATAAGATTCTATTTCCTATTTATTCTCTCATTTCCAAACATTATATTTCGctggaggaaaaagaaaagaaaaaaaaggtactGACGAGGAATTTCCAAACTCGTTTTGAGTGATTCATGCTTTTGCCTTGGATCCTCATTATTTGAGTGAAGCACGTATTCATAAATAACCTTGTTCCATGGAGAATCGCAcaaatcccaattttattttcaactaaatAACCAAGACCCATCCCATTACACTTTTAGACCAACAGCAAACTCCTAACCAACTAGGTGATCTCTTCTCCTATCCTCCATATAAACCACAAGAAATCCCATCCAATTTCCAGATGCTTAAGAATCAAAAGTGAAACAAGGATGTCACGAGGAATCCAAGACAAAGATATCAGTCAAAGCATGATTCAACCTCAACAAGCAGCCTACTAGCCATTCAAATTTCTCAATGCATTTCATTTGTCACTTGCATAACTACTGCAAAATTACTAAAGGGCATTGCCTCCTTTACAATTGGGTATAAAAGCCACTTTGGATTCCCATGCTTTACATATCAGTTTGAGTTAACCTTTAAGAACCCATCATGTGGCAGCTGAGTGGAAAGATTacataattttagaaaataagcaTTCATGTTGCATATCAATCTCAAGCAAAGCATTCGTAATTGCTTCCATTTCTTGCTTCTCATAAAAATGGAAATAGAATGATAGTGTTGTAAATAGTTTTGAGCATCATACATACATTATTTCTAGGAATCATCACGAGAACATAAAGTACATTTAATTGTTATGTACAAGATAGCAACTAGCACCATACTATTGAGAAACTTTGACAAGTGCAAGAAACCAACCTGATTCATTTCAGACACAAGTTGATTCAATATCTTCAAACCAATTTCATAGTGATTTGATGATGCCTATACAAAGGAGAGAagtaaataataacaacaacaatgataataataaatgtttacAAACACACCTCATCAATAACAGTGCACTTCCAAATGACATAATCAATAACTGCAGGTCACCAATTAATGCATGATATAGGACAAAAGAATCAATATGTAGTATAAGAAAAGCTGTATTGAAACACTTTGAAATCTCATAAGCAGCATGTAGAGCTTAGTTTGCTAGATGGAAGAGTGGCACATGGCAATTTAAGGGGTGATGTTAATTAAGAATGAAAAGGCAGTCCAATAAAGGatagaaagacaaaattttatttaaacacCAAAGGAATAATTAACCAGGTAAAGTACTAGGACTTGTGCttgcaattagaaaaaaattatctaatcaACTCCTTCCGATATTTATTCTTCATCTTTGCCATAACACTGAAGATGGCCATTTGGAACAAgctcaatgaaataaaaataaaaataaggaccctGGCAACcctgaaaattttagaaacgtTACATTTTAGTCCTACAATTTGAAACTTTCTTAATTATACCCTTTGAGTTGAGGTTTATctcacaaaaaaatacataatttgaTTTAGTCTTAAATTACTTGTCAATTTAAGAGCAAAGATGTTATCAGTAACACCACCTCATCAAAGCTAAAGCTACGAGTTGGTTTTACATCTTCAATACTATCAAAATAAGTAAATACACatcaaaaatcaaacaaaaaaaacaaaagacttgCATAGGTATCGTCCACACCCCTAGCAttccatgaaaatataaaaatagccGTAATGATCCTTTAAGAGACACAAAACCATACAAACTAAAATGTGAGGAAAACCAACATGCAAACATCTCAGCAATAAACATTCTGCAATTGCACGTAAAaccatagaataaaaaaaaaacatcgcaCTTGACTAAATAAACTTGTATAAAATACTGCAAACATAGAAACAACATAATGACTTCATCTTAAATTACTTGCCATTTCAGGAGCCAAGATATCATAAGTAGCAGCATCTTGGCAAGGGTAAAGCAACGAGTTGGTTTCACTTATTACATGCCAATTTAGAGGCAAGGAAATTATCATAGCAAAACATAGACAAGGGTAAGGCTATaaattggttttgtttattACATGCGAATTTAAGAGcaataaaattatcttagaaAACACCTCGGCAAAGCCAAAGCTACGAGCTGGTTTTGCTTCATTAATACTACCATGAGTAAGTACAcgtcaaaattcaaaaaacaaccaaaatgaaATATACCAATGAAAAACTCGCATTGGTATCATCCATGTCTCTAgcacttcacaaaaaaaaatgataatatccATATACATCAAAACATGAGAGAGCAATAACACACGGAAACGCATAACATCCAACCTGACTCAAGAAATCAGTAGCCTCCTTAACTACTTCTCTAAACTTATCATCATCAAACCATCCAAACTTCGTAACACGACAGAGAAGTAGGATCAAAGACGCGTTAACAAAATGCGGCAACGGTCCTCTCGTAGCCAAATAGTTGATCAAGTAATTCCCTACCACAAAACAAACACAGACAAATTCAATCCAggtaacaattaaaaaaaaaactgatcaaaacaaaaacaaactaaaatatattactGATATCAAGACGGAGCTGCAATGAGAGGCTGTGATCAGTGACTTGCTTCAACAAACTAGAACTGGCGAGCATCAACGAGTAAGGCGTAGACGCATTGTCAAGAATGTACTGGCATTGCGAAATGTAGTCTGTATTCACTGAAAAGCATTTCAACGTATTCTCAGCGTGTGCTCTCTCTGCAGAATCTTGTGAGTTATATAACCTCTCGCACAATGCTTCTAGCTGCGCTAAACTCTCCATCGATAAAACCAAACCCTaaccttcatcatcatcattaaaacATAACCGCATTAACTaatccaaaatttttaaaaaaatcaataatcgCTGAAAT
It encodes the following:
- the LOC7462816 gene encoding uncharacterized protein LOC7462816 isoform X5, with translation MESLAQLEALCERLYNSQDSAERAHAENTLKCFSVNTDYISQCQYILDNASTPYSLMLASSSLLKQVTDHSLSLQLRLDIRNYLINYLATRGPLPHFVNASLILLLCRVTKFGWFDDDKFREVVKEATDFLSQASSNHYEIGLKILNQLVSEMNQPNTGLSSTHHRRVACSFRDQSLFQIFQISLTSLGQLKNDVTGRLQELALSLSLKCLSFDFVGTSIDESSEEFGTIQIPTSWRSVLEDPSTLQIFFDYYAITTSPCSKEALECLVRLASVRRSLFTNDAARSKFLAHLMTGTKEILQTGQGLADHDNYHEYCRLLGRFRVNYQLSELVNVEGYSDWIQLVAEFTLKSLQSWQWASSSVYYLLGLWSRLVTSVPYLKGEAPSLLDEFVPKITEGFITSRFNSVQAGFADDDDPLDNVELLQDQLDCFPYLCRFQYQTSSLYIITTMEPILQAYTEIALRQSADNSELAVIEAKLSWIVHIIAAILKIKQSTGCSVESQEVLDAELSARVLQLINVTDSGIHSQRYGELSKQRLDRAILTFFQHFRKSYVGDQAVHSSKLYARLSELLGLGDHLLLLNVIVSKIATNLKCYTESEEVINHTLSLFLELASGYMTGKLLLKLDAVKFIVANHTRDRFPFLEEYRSSRSRTTFYYTIGWLIFMEDSPVRFKSSMEPLLQVFIRLESTPDSMFRTDVVKYALIGLMRDLRGIAMATNSRRTYGLLFDWLYPAHMPLLLKGISHWTDTPEVTTPLLKFTAEFVLNKAQRLTFDSSSPNGILLFREVSKLIVAYGTRILSLPNVADIYGYKYKGIWICLTILSRALAGNYVNFGVFELYGDRALSDVLDIALKMTLSIPLADILAFRKLTRAYFAFLEVLFSSHIVFIFNLDTNTFMHIVGSLESGLKGLDTNISSQCASAVDNLAAFYFNNITMGEPPTSPAVINLARHIADCPNLFPEILKTLFEILLFEDCGNQWSLSRPMLSLAIISEQIFSDLKAQILASQPVDQHQRLALCFDKLMADVTRSLDSKNRDKFTQNLTVFRHEFRVK
- the LOC7462816 gene encoding uncharacterized protein LOC7462816 isoform X2, which translates into the protein MESLAQLEALCERLYNSQDSAERAHAENTLKCFSVNTDYISQCQYILDNASTPYSLMLASSSLLKQVTDHSLSLQLRLDIRNYLINYLATRGPLPHFVNASLILLLCRVTKFGWFDDDKFREVVKEATDFLSQASSNHYEIGLKILNQLVSEMNQPNTGLSSTHHRRVACSFRDQSLFQIFQISLTSLGQLKNDVTGRLQELALSLSLKCLSFDFVGTSIDESSEEFGTIQVLITYSSNIPTSWRSVLEDPSTLQIFFDYYAITTSPCSKEALECLVRLASVRRSLFTNDAARSKFLAHLMTGTKEILQTGQGLADHDNYHEYCRLLGRFRVNYQLSELVNVEGYSDWIQLVAEFTLKSLQSWQWASSSVYYLLGLWSRLVTSVPYLKGEAPSLLDEFVPKITEGFITSRFNSVQAGFADDDDPLDNVELLQDQLDCFPYLCRFQYQTSSLYIITTMEPILQAYTEIALRQSADNSELAVIEAKLSWIVHIIAAILKIKQSTGCSVESQEVLDAELSARVLQLINVTDSGIHSQRYGELSKQRLDRAILTFFQHFRKSYVGDQAVHSSKLYARLSELLGLGDHLLLLNVIVSKIATNLKCYTESEEVINHTLSLFLELASGYMTGKLLLKLDAVKFIVANHTRDRFPFLEEYRSSRSRTTFYYTIGWLIFMEDSPVRFKSSMEPLLQVFIRLESTPDSMFRTDVVKYALIGLMRDLRGIAMATNSRRTYGLLFDWLYPAHMPLLLKGISHWTDTPEVTTPLLKFTAEFVLNKAQRLTFDSSSPNGILLFREVSKLIVAYGTRILSLPNVADIYGYKYKGIWICLTILSRALAGNYVNFGVFELYGDRALSDVLDIALKMTLSIPLADILAFRKLTRAYFAFLEVLFSSHIVFIFNLDTNTFMHIVGSLESGLKGLDTNISSQCASAVDNLAAFYFNNITMGEPPTSPAVINLARHIADCPNLFPEILKTLFEILLFEDCGNQWSLSRPMLSLAIISEQIFSDLKAQILASQPVDQHQRLALCFDKLMADVTRSLDSKNRDKFTQNLTVFRHEFRVK
- the LOC7462816 gene encoding uncharacterized protein LOC7462816 isoform X4, which produces MESLAQLEALCERLYNSQDSAERAHAENTLKCFSVNTDYISQCQYILDNASTPYSLMLASSSLLKQVTDHSLSLQLRLDIRNYLINYLATRGPLPHFVNASLILLLCRVTKFGWFDDDKFREVVKEATDFLSQASSNHYEIGLKILNQLVSEMNQPNTGLSSTHHRRVACSFRDQSLFQIFQISLTSLGQLKNDVTGRLQELALSLSLKCLSFDFVGTSIDESSEEFGTIQIPTSWRSVLEDPSTLQIFFDYYAITTSPCSKEALECLVRLASVRRSLFTNDAARSKFLAHLMTGTKEILQTGQGLADHDNYHEYCRLLGRFRVNYQLSELVNVEGYSDWIQLVAEFTLKSLQSWQWASSSVYYLLGLWSRLVTSVPYLKGEAPSLLDEFVPKITEGFITSRFNSVQAGFADDDDPLDNVELLQDQLDCFPYLCRFQYQTSSLYIITTMEPILQAYTEIALRQSADNSELAVIEAKLSWIVHIIAAILKIKQSTGCSVESQEVLDAELSARVLQLINVTDSGIHSQRYGELSKQRLDRAILTFFQHFRKSYVGDQAVHSSKQLYARLSELLGLGDHLLLLNVIVSKIATNLKCYTESEEVINHTLSLFLELASGYMTGKLLLKLDAVKFIVANHTRDRFPFLEEYRSSRSRTTFYYTIGWLIFMEDSPVRFKSSMEPLLQVFIRLESTPDSMFRTDVVKYALIGLMRDLRGIAMATNSRRTYGLLFDWLYPAHMPLLLKGISHWTDTPEVTTPLLKFTAEFVLNKAQRLTFDSSSPNGILLFREVSKLIVAYGTRILSLPNVADIYGYKYKGIWICLTILSRALAGNYVNFGVFELYGDRALSDVLDIALKMTLSIPLADILAFRKLTRAYFAFLEVLFSSHIVFIFNLDTNTFMHIVGSLESGLKGLDTNISSQCASAVDNLAAFYFNNITMGEPPTSPAVINLARHIADCPNLFPEILKTLFEILLFEDCGNQWSLSRPMLSLAIISEQIFSDLKAQILASQPVDQHQRLALCFDKLMADVTRSLDSKNRDKFTQNLTVFRHEFRVK